The Amycolatopsis mongoliensis genome includes a window with the following:
- the nadD gene encoding nicotinate-nucleotide adenylyltransferase, with amino-acid sequence MGGTFDPVHHGHLVAASEVQSRFGLDEVIFVPTGQPWQKTSRKVTRAEDRYLMTVIATASNPVFSVSRVDIDRGGQTYTVDTLRDLHAEYPDDQLYFITGADALEQILTWHKADELFDFAHFIGVTRPGYRLNSHHLPSGKVSLVEVTAMAISSTGCRDRVERGEPVWYLVPDGVVRYIAKKDLYRKRD; translated from the coding sequence ATGGGCGGCACGTTCGACCCCGTGCACCACGGCCACCTCGTCGCGGCCAGCGAGGTCCAGTCCCGGTTCGGGCTCGACGAAGTGATCTTCGTCCCCACCGGCCAGCCCTGGCAGAAGACCAGCCGTAAGGTGACCAGGGCCGAGGACCGCTACCTGATGACGGTCATCGCGACCGCGTCCAACCCGGTCTTCTCGGTCAGCCGCGTCGACATCGACCGCGGCGGCCAGACCTACACCGTCGACACCCTGCGCGACCTCCACGCCGAGTACCCCGACGACCAGCTCTACTTCATCACCGGCGCCGACGCGCTCGAGCAGATCCTCACCTGGCACAAGGCCGACGAGCTGTTCGACTTCGCCCATTTCATCGGGGTCACGCGGCCCGGCTACCGGCTCAATTCGCACCACCTGCCCAGTGGCAAGGTGAGCCTCGTCGAGGTCACCGCGATGGCGATCTCCTCGACCGGCTGCCGCGACCGCGTCGAACGCGGGGAGCCGGTCTGGTACCTCGTTCCCGACGGCGTCGTCCGCTACATCGCGAAGAAGGATCTCTACCGGAAGCGCGACTGA